One window from the genome of Carassius carassius chromosome 15, fCarCar2.1, whole genome shotgun sequence encodes:
- the LOC132158019 gene encoding uncharacterized protein LOC132158019, giving the protein MSPVMESVKGFVLGAVAGGSLGATEVPLNRIISEIISGAQLKPVMSGIKSIGALGLGALLGTTALITSMALMVTGVTVAASVALCLLRLRKSEGWVAAGLAAALTMTSSGAALGAIIENLSKSYGMVSLLWALGIFTVLKLLMHFFVKYICTEREFCGSVADATKREQARLLALEIDLRRRAALEMEKRIKACEMKKPEEDGLVAREAQRREREEIKRQQRKAIELEMQQRTSRQRLLKAVATYMEFLAFSGIPMTVTAFVTAVFGIFGFGNYRFVFVVLLVVVLCMSFWLMSSQRLNFWMLMGCIGMFATFAIAVLTVHAGQEVAGMSVKMHLAGQNMTKENTSIRMTYASSVQAISAGFFVSEVCQVGLGATVGGPVAREAGGKVILGASLTAAVVLSIVEVSSQMLGVGGKAGALLGAAGAAGVSMGGAAAVAAKSSSWGATTGTTAGMIFGLLVFRKWDIINTGLHICVAYLFAMTNLY; this is encoded by the coding sequence ATGAGCCCTGTGATGGAGTCTGTCAAGGGCTTTGTGCTTGGAGCAGTGGCTGGAGGTAGTCTGGGAGCCACGGAGGTACCGCTGAATCGAATAATATCAGAGATCATCTCAGGAGCCCAACTGAAACCTGTTATGTCTGGCATTAAGAGCATCGGGGCTCTTGGACTGGGTGCACTTCTAGGAACTACTGCACTCATCACATCTATGGCATTGATGGTGACGGGGGTCACCGTAGCCGCATCTGTGGCCTTGTGTCtattgagattgaggaagagtGAAGGATGGGTAGCAGCAGGATTGGCCGCGGCTCTCACCATGACTTCAAGCGGTGCAGCACTAGGGGCCATCATTGAAAATCTGAGCAAGAGCTACGGGATGGTCAGCTTGCTCTGGGCTTTGGGAATTTTTACAGTTTTGAAACTATTGATGCACTTCTTTGTCAAGTATATATGCACAGAACGGGAATTCTGTGGATCAGTAGCTGATGCTACTAAGAGAGAACAAGCAAGACTACTTGCTTTGGAAATAGATCTAAGACGGCGGGCTGCATTGGAAATGGAAAAGCGGATTAAGGCCTGCGAGATGAAGAAACCAGAAGAGGATGGTCTGGTTGCTCGAGAGGCCCAGcgaagagaaagagaagaaataaaGAGACAGCAAAGGAAGGCTATTGAGTTGGAAATGCAGCAGAGGACTTCTCGACAACGCCTGCTGAAAGCTGTGGCCACATACATGGAGTTTCTTGCATTTTCTGGCATTCCAATGACTGTGACTGCTTTTGTGACTGCTGTCTTTGGCATCTTTGGCTTTGGAAATTacagatttgtttttgttgtccTGTTAGTCGTGGTGTTATGCATGTCATTTTGGCTCATGAGTTCTCAGCGTTTGAACTTTTGGATGCTTATGGGTTGCATTGGAATGTTTGCCACATTTGCCATTGCCGTGCTGACTGTTCATGCCGGGCAGGAGGTGGCAGGCATGTCTGTCAAAATGCACTTGGCAGGACAAAACATGACCAAGGAGAATACCAGCATCCGTATGACTTATGCATCCTCCGTACAGGCAATATCTGCAGGATTCTTCGTGTCAGAAGTCTGTCAGGTTGGTTTAGGGGCCACAGTTGGTGGTCCAGTGGCAAGAGAGGCAGGAGGAAAGGTGATTTTGGGGGCGTCTTTAACTGCTGCGGTTGTTTTGTCGATAGTTGAAGTGTCGTCGCAGATGCTGGGAGTCGGTGGTAAGGCGGGGGCTTTGCTGGGGGCGGCTGGAGCTGCTGGTGTGTCCATGGGAGGTGCTGCAGCCGTAGCGGCGAAATCGTCCTCATGGGGAGCAACAACAGGAACTACTGCTGGGATGATCTTTGGCTTATTGGTGTTTAGAAAGTGGGACATTATTAACACAGGGCTTCACATATGTGTGGCATACCTGTTTGCCATGACAAATCTTTACTGA
- the LOC132158999 gene encoding uncharacterized protein LOC132158999, producing the protein MGKSRVAPLKQTTIPRMELTAAVVAVNTDKMLKDELELELFESVFWTDSTTVLRYIDNEGLRFKTFVANRIAVIRESTRPQQWRYVNTSMNPADCASRGLTCEKFMKNMSWIHCPSFLKEPENKWPETNHDLSTKMDDSEVKHLASVNLVCAVDGTDAVNNLINYYSDWYKLKRAVAWILRFKEIIIQRSKTAKDKEVQSCETKPTAENCKALTIKIRAKAVEQKMSELPHDRIMPDQPPFTNVGVDYFGPFEERAGVNHEK; encoded by the exons ATGGGGAAGTCACGTGTGGCGCCGTTGAAGCAGACCACCATTCCACGTATGGAGTTGACTGCTGCAGTTGTTGCTGTTAACACAGACAAAATGCTGAAAGATGAACTGGAACTGGAATTGTTTGAATCTGTATTTTGGACTGATAGTACCACTGTTTTGAGATATATTGACAATGAAGGTCTGCGTTTCAAAACGTTTGTGGCCAACAGGATTGCCGTTATAAGGGAGTCGACCAGACCACAACAGTGGAGGTACGTCAACACCTCAATGAACCCAGCTGATTGTGCATCCAGAGGACTTACTTGTGAAAAGTTCATGAAAAACATGAGTTGGATCCACTGTCCTTCTTTTCTCAAAGAACCAGAGAATAAGTGGCCTGAAACAAATCATGACTTATCAACaaaaatggatgacagtgaggttAAACACTTAGCTTCAGTGAACCTTGTGTGTGCAGTGGATGGCACAGATGCTGTGAACAATTTGATCAATTATTACTCTGATTGGTACAAATTAAAGAGAGCTGTGGCATGGATCCTTCGTTTTAAGGAGATAATTATACAGCGCAGCAAAACAGCCAAAGACAAAGAAGTTCAGAGTTGTGAGACAAAACCCACAGCAGAAAACTGCAAAGCTCTAACAAT AAAGATTAGAGCAAAGGCTGTAGAGCAGAAGATGTCAGAGCTGCCACATGACAGAATAATGCCAGATCAACCACCCTTCACCAATGTTGGAGTAGACTACTTTGGACCGTTTGAA GAGAGGGCAGGTGTCAATCATGAGAAGTGA